From one Marmota flaviventris isolate mMarFla1 chromosome 1, mMarFla1.hap1, whole genome shotgun sequence genomic stretch:
- the LOC114083118 gene encoding mediator of RNA polymerase II transcription subunit 15-like isoform X2, whose translation MDVSGQETDWRSAAFRQKLVSQIEDAMRKAGVGHSISSKDMENHVFLKAKTRDEYLSLVARLIIHFRDIWLSRGAPASWNPWKPSNRTSG comes from the exons ATGGACGTATCGGGGCAGGAGACCGATTGGCGGAGCGCCGCCTTCCGGCAGAAGCTGGTTAGTCAAAT TGAGGATGCCATGAGGAAAGCTGGTGTGGGCCACAGTATATCTAGCAAGGATATGGAGAACCATGTATTCCTGAAGGCCAAGACCCGG GACGAATACCTTTCCCTCGTGGCCAGGCTCATTATCCATTTTCGAGATATTT GGTTATCACGTGGTGCACCTGCTTCTTGGAATCCATGGAAGCCCTCCAACAGGACATCTGGCTGA
- the LOC114083118 gene encoding mediator of RNA polymerase II transcription subunit 15-like isoform X1: MDVSGQETDWRSAAFRQKLVSQIEDAMRKAGVGHSISSKDMENHVFLKAKTRDEYLSLVARLIIHFRDICVFGVLGLSRGAPASWNPWKPSNRTSG, translated from the exons ATGGACGTATCGGGGCAGGAGACCGATTGGCGGAGCGCCGCCTTCCGGCAGAAGCTGGTTAGTCAAAT TGAGGATGCCATGAGGAAAGCTGGTGTGGGCCACAGTATATCTAGCAAGGATATGGAGAACCATGTATTCCTGAAGGCCAAGACCCGG GACGAATACCTTTCCCTCGTGGCCAGGCTCATTATCCATTTTCGAGATATTT GTGTCTTTGGTGTTTTAGGGTTATCACGTGGTGCACCTGCTTCTTGGAATCCATGGAAGCCCTCCAACAGGACATCTGGCTGA